Proteins from a single region of Hordeum vulgare subsp. vulgare chromosome 6H, MorexV3_pseudomolecules_assembly, whole genome shotgun sequence:
- the LOC123403227 gene encoding cytochrome b5 domain-containing protein RLF, with amino-acid sequence MADGDSSDFTFCKVDYAENDGHLDSPNSIPVASMTLEDVDSNGETKNVPDDKQTANPVTVQKSSSISSRANSVLLQEIKIEEPVVPSSSGESVQPNVSGQPKPSKKSAVRAKVPFEKGFSPMDWLKLTRTHPDLAGLKGQSNRRLISLEEVKQHKTGDCIWTVLKGRVYNIGPYMKFHPGGVDMLRKGAGKDCTALFNKYHAWVNAEFLLEKCLVGYLDPNE; translated from the exons ATGGCAGATGGGGACTCGTCCGACTTCACCTTCTGCAAG GTTGATTATGCTGAAAATGATGGTCATTTGGACTCCCCTAATTCCATCCCTGTGGCAAGTATGACACTGGAGGATGTTGACAGTAATGGTGAGACTAAGAATGTTCCGGATGACAAGCAAACAGCCAATCCAGTTACTGTTCAAAAGTCTAGTTCCATATCTAGTCGTGCCAATAGTGTATTGCTTCAAGAAATCAAGATAGAAGAACCAGTTGTACCAAGCAGTAGCGGAGAGTCTGTGCAGCCAAATGTATCAGGTCAACCAAAACCTTCAAAGAAATCTGCTGTACGTGCAAAGGTTCCTTTTGAGAAGGGCTTTAGTCCAATGGACTGGCTTAAACTGACTCGTACACATCCAGATCTGGCAG GGCTTAAGGGACAGTCAAACCGGAGGCTAATTTCTTTGGAAGAAGTTAAGCAGCATAAAACTGGAGATTGTATTTGGACAGTTTTGAAAGGCCGTGTGTACAATATTGGTCCCTACATGAAATTTCATCCAGGAG GAGTTGATATGCTTAGGAAAGGTGCTGGAAAAGACTGCACTGCTTTGTTCA ataaaTACCATGCCTGGGTGAACGCAGAGTTCCTCTTGGAGAAATGCCTCGTGGGATACCTTGATCCCAATGAGTAG